One genomic segment of Stigmatella erecta includes these proteins:
- a CDS encoding sensor histidine kinase, with protein sequence MTPSDLPAVLYCDDDALNLRVFDANFGQRFRILRCSSPNEALTVLEQRRGDIGVVISDQRMPGMSGVELLERARTLAPDAKRMLVTAYADLQAVVDAVNRGQVTRYFVKPWDRAEMLAALEDALKIARLELKIRQVEGRMMKAERLATLGQVTAGIAHELMGPVGYLSQNVVSLRRDMESIIAYVNKHLEEDPHPAVAETVKDLPALIGDLATGTEHLRQVANGLKAQARGDETEQAAEVSEVVSFAVKLARAEVRDRARLTSSGEQVRVLFGPVKLCQVLLNLIVNAAQAMEGVQRTGRIDVRWTQQDRWVTITVADNGCGIPLELQEKVFQPLFTTKPVGIGTGLGLSICKELVTQYGGKLQLTSVPGEGTEINITVLRAPMP encoded by the coding sequence ATGACCCCCTCTGATCTTCCCGCGGTGCTTTACTGTGATGACGACGCCCTGAACCTCCGGGTGTTCGACGCCAACTTCGGGCAGCGCTTCCGCATCCTGCGTTGCTCTTCGCCCAATGAAGCGCTGACCGTGCTGGAGCAGCGGCGCGGCGACATCGGCGTCGTCATCTCCGATCAGCGGATGCCGGGCATGAGTGGCGTGGAGCTGCTGGAGCGGGCGCGCACGCTGGCCCCGGATGCCAAGCGCATGCTCGTCACGGCCTATGCGGATCTCCAGGCCGTGGTGGACGCCGTCAACCGCGGCCAGGTGACGCGCTACTTCGTCAAGCCGTGGGACCGGGCGGAGATGCTCGCCGCGCTCGAGGATGCCCTGAAGATCGCCCGGCTGGAGCTGAAGATCCGCCAGGTGGAAGGCCGGATGATGAAGGCCGAGCGCCTGGCCACGCTGGGGCAGGTGACGGCGGGCATCGCGCACGAGCTGATGGGCCCGGTGGGCTACCTCTCGCAGAACGTGGTCTCCCTGCGCCGGGACATGGAGTCCATCATCGCCTACGTGAACAAGCACCTGGAGGAGGACCCGCATCCGGCCGTGGCGGAGACGGTGAAGGATCTGCCCGCGCTCATCGGAGATCTCGCCACGGGCACCGAGCACCTGCGGCAGGTGGCCAATGGGCTCAAGGCCCAGGCGCGGGGCGATGAGACGGAGCAGGCGGCGGAGGTGTCCGAGGTGGTGTCCTTCGCGGTGAAGCTGGCGCGCGCGGAGGTGCGGGACCGGGCCCGGCTCACCAGCAGTGGGGAGCAGGTGCGCGTGCTGTTCGGCCCGGTGAAGCTCTGCCAGGTGCTGCTCAACCTCATCGTGAATGCCGCTCAGGCCATGGAGGGCGTCCAGCGCACCGGCCGCATCGACGTGCGGTGGACGCAGCAGGACCGGTGGGTCACCATCACCGTCGCGGACAACGGGTGCGGCATTCCGCTGGAGCTCCAGGAGAAGGTCTTCCAGCCGCTCTTCACCACCAAGCCCGTGGGCATCGGCACCGGGCTGGGGCTGTCCATCTGCAAGGAGCTGGTCACGCAGTACGGCGGCAAGCTCCAGCTCACCTCCGTGCCGGGCGAGGGCACGGAGATCAACATCACGGTCCTCCGGGCGCCGATGCCTTGA
- a CDS encoding HAD family hydrolase translates to MSVAFFDLDKTLLAVNSAALWIRRELALGHISRWQALGASVWMARYHLGFVSMQDALLAAIGHLAGTAVGPILERTTAFYEEQLRLLYRPGALRVLEEHRRAGDRLVLLTSSTGYLSELVARDLRLDAILCNRFEVNAEGLHTGKPLGTVCFGEGKRTCAEGYVREVGASLSACAFYTDSYSDLPVMEVVGKPVAVHPDQRLRREALRRGWPVVDWGVPAGAGPR, encoded by the coding sequence ATGAGTGTCGCGTTCTTCGATCTCGACAAGACGCTGCTCGCGGTGAACTCCGCCGCCTTGTGGATCCGCCGCGAGCTGGCCCTGGGCCACATCTCCCGGTGGCAGGCCCTGGGGGCCAGCGTGTGGATGGCCCGCTACCACCTGGGCTTCGTGTCCATGCAGGACGCGCTGCTGGCGGCCATCGGCCACCTGGCGGGCACCGCCGTGGGGCCCATCCTGGAGCGCACCACCGCCTTCTACGAAGAGCAGCTCCGCCTGCTCTACCGCCCCGGCGCGTTGCGCGTGCTGGAGGAGCACCGCCGTGCCGGGGACCGGCTGGTGTTGCTGACCTCCTCCACGGGCTATCTCTCCGAGCTCGTCGCGAGGGACCTGCGCCTGGATGCGATCCTCTGCAACCGCTTCGAGGTGAACGCCGAGGGCCTCCACACCGGCAAGCCCCTGGGCACCGTCTGCTTCGGGGAGGGCAAGCGCACCTGTGCGGAGGGCTACGTGCGGGAGGTGGGCGCGTCCCTGTCCGCGTGCGCCTTCTACACGGACTCCTACTCGGACCTGCCCGTGATGGAGGTGGTGGGCAAGCCCGTGGCCGTGCACCCCGACCAGCGGCTGCGCCGGGAGGCGCTCCGCAGGGGGTGGCCGGTGGTGGACTGGGGCGTTCCCGCGGGCGCTGGCCCGAGGTGA
- a CDS encoding myxosortase-dependent metalloprotease, MXAN_2677/MXAN_2678 family: MKIAALLLSLSLGQSLDPYVRSRVEAGDRSTQCLFWSVPRITWHQSTQGNPETLPAGSEFDAVRRSFQSWQDVFSSCGNITFEEGPRVQDRDVGYVLRGDNRNLVLFRTRQCTVGSVVPADDGCWEDDSCGNVYDCWSNGNETIAVTLTTYDENTGIIYDSDIELNSAAFTFTAADGPRCGPNVTQGCVATDIQNTMTHEIGHLVGLDHTDALNSTMNPRAPPGETSKRTIDSGSRSFVCEAYPKGGVSQNCIHLTTDPTLGRKAADGAGGCASAGAGAWLPALAGWALMRRVRRRKDFRA, encoded by the coding sequence GTGAAGATCGCCGCGCTGCTGCTGAGCCTGTCCCTGGGGCAGAGCCTGGACCCCTACGTGCGCAGCCGGGTCGAGGCCGGAGACCGGTCGACCCAGTGTCTGTTCTGGTCGGTGCCCCGCATCACCTGGCACCAGAGCACCCAGGGCAACCCGGAGACGCTGCCCGCGGGCTCCGAGTTCGACGCGGTCCGCCGCTCGTTCCAGAGCTGGCAGGATGTCTTCTCCTCGTGCGGCAACATCACCTTCGAGGAAGGGCCGCGGGTGCAGGATCGCGACGTCGGCTACGTGCTCCGGGGGGACAACCGCAACCTCGTGCTCTTCCGCACGCGCCAGTGCACGGTGGGCAGCGTGGTGCCCGCCGATGACGGCTGCTGGGAGGACGACAGCTGCGGCAACGTCTACGACTGCTGGAGCAACGGCAACGAGACCATCGCCGTCACCTTGACGACGTACGACGAGAACACCGGCATCATCTACGACTCGGACATCGAGCTGAACTCGGCCGCCTTCACCTTCACCGCGGCCGATGGGCCCCGGTGCGGGCCGAACGTGACGCAGGGCTGTGTGGCCACCGACATCCAGAACACCATGACGCACGAGATTGGCCACCTGGTGGGGCTGGACCACACGGACGCGCTGAACTCGACGATGAACCCGCGCGCGCCTCCGGGGGAGACGTCCAAGCGCACCATCGATTCGGGCTCCCGCTCGTTCGTCTGTGAGGCGTACCCCAAGGGCGGCGTCAGCCAGAACTGCATCCACCTCACCACGGACCCCACGCTGGGCCGCAAGGCGGCCGACGGGGCCGGGGGCTGTGCCAGCGCGGGCGCCGGGGCCTGGCTTCCCGCCCTCGCGGGGTGGGCCCTGATGCGCCGGGTTCGCCGCCGGAAGGACTTCCGCGCGTGA
- a CDS encoding myxosortase-dependent metalloprotease, MXAN_2677/MXAN_2678 family, producing MRRGLWLMLGVLAAAPAARAQFDYKRTGVPGEPLCLAWPIREYVYHLDPAGNPWTPGDTELAALEASFDSWRALASGCTDYVFTRGPDVPNPTVGYDPEHPDRNQNVVTFRQRACYEVVPENDACLEDDSCGNAYGCWEHGFATIALTTTTFSFRTGYALDADIEFNAAQGEGLPGFLFTTVGGPPCMGDFSSGCVIADIQNTMTHEIGHVVGLDHVYSALSTMEATAPAGETHKRIIDAGTGAGFCRTYPRGLPPAACGEPPVTSQHLAAQNAGTGCGAAPGGWLGGLVLAAWWAKPRRRWGVPGEEDT from the coding sequence GTGAGACGGGGCTTGTGGCTCATGCTGGGCGTTCTGGCCGCCGCGCCCGCCGCGCGCGCCCAGTTCGACTACAAGCGCACCGGGGTCCCCGGCGAGCCCTTGTGCCTCGCGTGGCCCATCCGGGAGTACGTGTACCACCTGGATCCGGCGGGCAACCCCTGGACGCCCGGGGACACCGAGCTCGCCGCCCTCGAGGCCTCCTTTGATTCCTGGCGGGCCCTGGCCTCCGGGTGCACGGATTACGTGTTCACGCGGGGCCCCGACGTCCCGAACCCCACCGTGGGCTACGATCCCGAGCATCCGGACCGGAACCAGAACGTCGTCACCTTCCGGCAGAGGGCCTGCTACGAGGTCGTCCCCGAGAACGACGCTTGCCTGGAGGACGACAGCTGCGGCAACGCCTACGGGTGCTGGGAGCACGGCTTCGCCACCATCGCGCTGACCACCACCACCTTCAGCTTCAGGACCGGCTATGCGCTCGATGCGGACATCGAGTTCAACGCGGCGCAGGGCGAGGGCCTGCCGGGGTTTCTGTTCACCACCGTGGGCGGCCCGCCCTGCATGGGAGACTTCTCCTCCGGGTGCGTCATCGCGGACATCCAGAACACGATGACCCACGAGATCGGCCACGTGGTGGGGCTGGACCACGTGTACTCGGCGCTGTCCACCATGGAGGCGACCGCTCCCGCGGGCGAGACGCACAAGCGCATCATCGACGCGGGCACCGGGGCGGGCTTCTGCCGGACATATCCCCGCGGGCTGCCCCCCGCCGCCTGTGGGGAGCCCCCCGTGACGAGCCAGCACCTGGCCGCCCAGAATGCCGGGACGGGCTGCGGGGCTGCTCCCGGGGGCTGGCTGGGCGGCCTGGTGCTGGCCGCATGGTGGGCGAAACCCCGCCGCCGGTGGGGCGTCCCTGGAGAGGAGGACACATGA
- a CDS encoding TonB family protein, translating to MIKSDSSAVGTPEAHGVDPLIGRTLNGRFRITEPLGMGGMGKVYRAIQTPLDRVVALKVLNPNFPSSKDPGFQQRFLREASLTSKLRHPNTVTVIDYGQTEDNIYFIAMEYMEGRTLAQVLSQTGPLPWSRVISIGQQVCRSLREAHGMGIVHRDLKPANIMLLNESDQDLVKVLDFGLVKSIAPVTEGVLSPEITQSGTFLGSPQYMAPEQARNVTDARSDVYSLGVMLYQMLMGRPPFIARDHLELIFSHCKEAPPPFNSLRPYIPVPAEIEAVVMRCLEKDPARRYQTMDELLEAMRTANMSAGGHSGIFKRPGGASTTGPYPSPHFVQPPAADSGSSTLALDISVDLPEPVRPRGQRRNRVLLGLGIGAAVVAGLAAAFFFLRPKPDSEAAPPPAETVQVKAEAPVAPAPPAAAEKTPEAPQKVRLRLMTEPSGARVYYKGKERGTTPFVLEIPPGEDGTVTAELAFVLEGYQTETVITGGSGDVVLSQKLQRRRGGSSGGSRVEFAHGGSQQQPNALPASLAPAEPMAPLAEASAKTAPEAGGLAGQTLPANVLAAMKTSQATLPYDSEHMSRPEQLEGKDLTYSREALAAKVEGVMLVKCTITRQGRVENCRVLKTLPHMEATVLETLRSRVYKPILYRGQPVAVDYVFNMRLTLPRR from the coding sequence ATGATCAAGAGTGATTCGTCGGCCGTCGGGACTCCAGAGGCGCATGGGGTGGACCCGCTCATTGGCCGCACGCTCAACGGTCGCTTCCGCATCACCGAGCCACTGGGCATGGGGGGCATGGGCAAGGTCTACCGGGCCATCCAGACGCCCCTGGACCGGGTGGTGGCGCTCAAGGTCCTCAATCCCAACTTCCCCAGCAGCAAGGATCCCGGCTTCCAGCAGCGGTTCCTGCGCGAAGCCTCCCTCACCTCGAAGCTGCGCCACCCCAACACGGTCACGGTCATCGACTACGGTCAGACCGAGGACAACATCTACTTCATCGCCATGGAGTACATGGAGGGGCGCACCCTGGCCCAGGTGCTCTCCCAGACGGGGCCCCTGCCCTGGAGCCGGGTGATTTCCATTGGCCAGCAGGTATGCCGCTCGCTGCGCGAGGCGCACGGCATGGGCATCGTCCACCGGGACCTCAAGCCCGCCAACATCATGCTGCTCAACGAGTCGGATCAGGACCTGGTCAAGGTCCTGGACTTCGGCCTCGTCAAGTCCATCGCGCCCGTCACCGAGGGCGTGCTCAGCCCGGAAATCACCCAGAGCGGCACGTTCCTGGGCTCCCCGCAGTACATGGCGCCCGAGCAGGCGCGCAACGTGACGGATGCCCGCAGTGACGTCTACTCGCTGGGCGTTATGCTCTACCAGATGCTGATGGGGCGCCCGCCGTTCATCGCGCGCGACCACCTGGAGCTCATCTTCTCCCACTGCAAGGAGGCCCCACCCCCCTTCAACTCGCTGCGGCCCTACATCCCGGTCCCCGCGGAGATCGAAGCGGTGGTCATGCGGTGCCTGGAGAAGGACCCGGCGCGCCGCTATCAGACGATGGATGAGCTGCTGGAGGCGATGCGCACGGCCAACATGTCCGCGGGCGGCCACAGCGGCATCTTCAAGCGGCCGGGCGGTGCGTCGACCACGGGCCCCTACCCCTCGCCGCACTTCGTGCAGCCGCCTGCGGCGGACTCCGGCTCCTCCACGCTGGCGCTGGACATCAGCGTGGACCTTCCCGAGCCCGTGCGCCCCCGCGGCCAGCGCCGCAACAGGGTGCTGCTGGGCCTGGGCATCGGGGCCGCCGTCGTGGCGGGGCTTGCCGCCGCCTTCTTCTTCCTCCGCCCCAAGCCGGACTCCGAGGCGGCGCCCCCACCCGCCGAGACGGTCCAGGTGAAGGCCGAGGCCCCGGTGGCCCCCGCGCCGCCGGCGGCCGCCGAGAAAACGCCCGAGGCGCCCCAGAAGGTCCGCCTGCGGCTGATGACCGAGCCGTCCGGGGCGCGCGTCTACTACAAGGGGAAGGAGCGCGGCACGACGCCCTTCGTGCTGGAAATCCCCCCCGGCGAGGACGGCACCGTCACCGCCGAGCTCGCCTTCGTGCTGGAGGGGTACCAGACCGAGACCGTCATCACCGGCGGCTCGGGAGACGTGGTGCTCTCCCAGAAGCTCCAGCGGCGCCGGGGAGGCTCCTCGGGAGGCTCGCGCGTGGAGTTCGCCCATGGCGGCTCCCAGCAGCAGCCCAACGCGCTGCCCGCCTCGCTCGCCCCGGCGGAGCCCATGGCGCCCCTGGCCGAGGCCTCCGCGAAGACGGCCCCGGAGGCAGGCGGCCTGGCCGGACAGACGCTGCCCGCGAACGTGCTGGCCGCCATGAAGACCTCTCAGGCCACCCTCCCCTACGACAGCGAGCACATGAGCCGCCCCGAGCAGCTCGAGGGCAAGGACCTCACCTACTCCCGCGAGGCCCTCGCGGCGAAGGTCGAAGGGGTGATGCTGGTGAAGTGCACCATCACCCGCCAGGGCCGCGTGGAGAACTGCCGGGTGCTCAAGACGCTGCCCCACATGGAGGCCACGGTGCTGGAGACCCTGAGGTCGCGCGTCTACAAGCCCATCCTCTACCGGGGCCAGCCCGTGGCGGTGGACTACGTGTTCAACATGCGCCTGACGCTGCCCCGGCGCTGA
- a CDS encoding pyruvate dehydrogenase complex dihydrolipoamide acetyltransferase → MAKPIQMPALSPTMKEGKLVKWLKKVGDKVSSGDAIAEVETDKSNLEVEAYDDGVLLQILVPEGELAQVGAPIAYVGAKGEKVEAGGKPSAPAAPPKAETPAAPAAAPKAPEAAPASGGDGIPVLMPALSPTMKEGKVVKWLKKVGDKVSSGDAIAEVETDKSNLEVEAYDDGTLTKILVDADQVAQVGAPIAYISGKGGKAVAPAPAAPKPAAPSAAPAAKAEAPAPAAAPRPAQAGGRVRASPLARKMASSQGLDLAAVHGSGPLGRVVKRDIEAALAQGPAAAKKAPEAPARAAAPGSRPAPKTIPISNMRKVISQRMSEVKPGVPHFYLTVDVEMDAAMKIRDEAKALESKVSVNDIIVKAVAVALRRSPKMNVSLQGNNILQFATADVGIAVAIEDGLITPIIKDADQKGLQAISAEARELAERARKKALKPEEYTGGSITVSNLGMYGIDQFVAVINPPQAAIIAVGAVADKAVVRDGQLAVRKILTVTLSGDHRVIDGATGAEYLRELKNLLEHPMRLLF, encoded by the coding sequence ATGGCCAAGCCCATTCAGATGCCGGCGCTTTCCCCCACCATGAAGGAGGGGAAGCTCGTCAAGTGGCTGAAGAAGGTGGGGGACAAGGTCTCCTCCGGGGATGCCATCGCCGAGGTGGAGACGGACAAGTCCAACCTTGAGGTGGAGGCGTACGACGACGGGGTCCTGCTGCAGATCCTCGTGCCCGAGGGGGAGCTGGCTCAGGTGGGCGCCCCCATCGCGTATGTGGGGGCCAAGGGTGAGAAGGTCGAGGCGGGCGGCAAGCCCTCCGCGCCCGCGGCGCCCCCCAAGGCCGAGACCCCGGCGGCTCCCGCCGCGGCCCCGAAGGCTCCCGAGGCGGCTCCCGCTTCCGGGGGGGACGGCATCCCCGTGCTCATGCCCGCGCTCTCCCCGACGATGAAGGAGGGCAAGGTCGTCAAGTGGCTGAAGAAGGTGGGAGACAAGGTCTCTTCCGGAGATGCCATCGCCGAGGTGGAGACGGACAAGTCCAACCTCGAGGTGGAGGCCTACGACGACGGGACGCTCACGAAGATCCTCGTGGACGCGGACCAGGTGGCGCAGGTGGGAGCCCCCATCGCGTACATCTCGGGCAAGGGCGGCAAGGCGGTGGCACCGGCTCCCGCGGCACCCAAGCCCGCGGCGCCCAGTGCGGCGCCTGCGGCGAAGGCCGAGGCTCCGGCCCCGGCGGCGGCGCCTCGTCCGGCTCAGGCCGGCGGCCGCGTTCGCGCGAGCCCGCTGGCCCGGAAGATGGCGAGCTCGCAGGGGTTGGATCTGGCCGCGGTTCACGGCTCGGGTCCGCTCGGGCGCGTCGTGAAGCGGGACATCGAGGCCGCGCTGGCGCAGGGTCCTGCGGCGGCGAAGAAGGCCCCCGAGGCTCCGGCTCGCGCTGCGGCTCCGGGCAGCCGTCCGGCCCCGAAGACGATCCCCATCTCGAACATGCGCAAGGTCATCTCGCAGCGCATGAGCGAGGTGAAGCCGGGCGTGCCCCACTTCTACCTGACGGTGGACGTGGAGATGGACGCGGCGATGAAGATCCGCGACGAGGCCAAGGCGCTGGAGTCCAAGGTCTCCGTCAACGACATCATCGTGAAGGCGGTGGCTGTTGCCCTGCGCCGCTCTCCGAAGATGAACGTGTCGCTGCAGGGCAACAACATCCTGCAGTTCGCCACGGCGGATGTGGGCATCGCGGTGGCCATCGAGGATGGCCTCATCACGCCCATCATCAAGGACGCGGATCAGAAGGGACTGCAGGCCATCTCCGCCGAGGCGCGTGAGCTGGCCGAGCGGGCCCGGAAGAAGGCCCTAAAGCCGGAGGAGTACACCGGCGGGTCCATCACGGTGTCCAACCTGGGCATGTACGGCATCGACCAGTTCGTCGCCGTCATCAACCCGCCGCAGGCCGCCATCATCGCGGTCGGGGCCGTGGCGGACAAAGCGGTGGTGCGCGACGGGCAGCTCGCGGTGAGGAAGATCCTCACGGTGACGCTCTCGGGCGACCACCGGGTCATCGACGGTGCCACGGGCGCCGAGTACTTGCGCGAGCTGAAGAACCTGCTCGAGCACCCGATGCGGCTGCTGTTCTAG
- a CDS encoding response regulator, translated as MDLPFEIEEEEEQGGGGTLASTVLLVDDELVVLDICTRLLSREPDLLITQATSAEEALPLLRAQRFDVLVTDKNLPQMSGIELIAAARQLQPSLEAMMITGYASSESVIAAFAAGASDYILKPFDDLRVLRAKVRAALERRTERIRGREQARHVARQASALILAGKDAPEPAHQALEDELRNYEQAVQNGAMSGHVAVVGSTEAVELLRAEGFEVASFPPTPSALESADVVILETGEPQWRVLAEHLQSRSPDLLLLSSPQADLADLLEAISLRLDLVGFGATSTTQGLPDRLRMVLLRRCIQRAQDRLATALGAFHQSIPGR; from the coding sequence ATGGATTTGCCGTTCGAAATCGAGGAGGAGGAGGAGCAAGGTGGCGGCGGGACGCTCGCTTCGACCGTTTTGCTGGTGGATGACGAGCTCGTGGTGCTGGACATCTGCACCCGGCTGCTGTCGCGCGAGCCGGACCTGCTGATCACCCAGGCCACCAGCGCCGAGGAGGCGCTGCCCTTGCTGAGGGCCCAGCGCTTCGATGTGCTGGTGACGGACAAGAACCTGCCCCAGATGAGCGGCATCGAACTCATCGCCGCGGCCCGGCAGCTGCAGCCGTCCCTCGAGGCGATGATGATCACCGGCTACGCCAGCTCGGAGTCCGTCATCGCCGCCTTTGCCGCGGGGGCCAGCGACTACATTCTCAAGCCCTTCGATGACCTCCGGGTGCTGCGCGCCAAGGTGCGCGCCGCGCTGGAGCGCCGCACCGAGCGCATCCGCGGCCGGGAGCAGGCGCGGCACGTGGCCCGGCAGGCCTCGGCGCTCATCCTGGCCGGGAAGGATGCGCCGGAGCCGGCGCACCAGGCGCTGGAGGACGAGCTGCGCAACTACGAGCAGGCTGTGCAGAACGGCGCCATGAGCGGGCACGTGGCCGTGGTGGGCAGCACCGAGGCCGTGGAGTTGCTGCGCGCCGAAGGGTTCGAGGTGGCGAGCTTTCCGCCCACGCCCTCGGCCCTGGAGAGCGCCGACGTCGTCATCCTGGAGACGGGCGAGCCCCAGTGGCGGGTGCTGGCCGAGCACCTCCAGTCCCGCTCCCCGGACCTGCTGCTGCTCTCCAGCCCCCAGGCGGATCTCGCCGACTTGCTGGAGGCCATCAGCCTGCGGCTGGACCTGGTGGGCTTCGGCGCGACCTCCACGACGCAGGGCCTGCCGGACCGGCTGCGCATGGTGCTGCTGCGCCGCTGCATCCAGCGCGCGCAGGACCGGCTCGCCACCGCCCTGGGCGCCTTTCACCAGAGCATTCCGGGCCGCTGA
- a CDS encoding DUF2795 domain-containing protein: MTRARSTADGRGADAPVPVQSSPFGSLRKALEGAVFPLSVEQLVHVARENGAPATLLTLLSSLPRKPFASLEVVEFSLLNHTPRVAPVEEPSSSS, translated from the coding sequence ATGACGCGAGCCCGTTCAACCGCCGATGGCCGTGGCGCCGATGCCCCTGTCCCGGTGCAGTCCTCTCCCTTCGGTTCCCTTCGGAAGGCCCTGGAAGGCGCGGTGTTTCCGCTCTCGGTGGAGCAACTGGTTCATGTCGCCCGGGAGAACGGCGCCCCCGCCACCCTCCTCACCTTGCTCAGCTCGCTCCCCCGGAAGCCGTTCGCTTCCCTGGAGGTGGTGGAGTTCTCCCTGTTGAACCACACCCCGCGTGTGGCTCCGGTGGAGGAGCCCTCCTCGTCGAGCTAG
- the gltX gene encoding glutamate--tRNA ligase, translated as MASPLRVRFAPSPTGYLHIGGARTALFNYLYARRFGGTFILRIEDTDLERSTPESLKAILDGLKWLDIGWDEGPEKEGPHAPYFQTQRLDTYRDHADQLIAAGKAYRCYCTQEEIRERRAQAEKEGRAYKYEGTCRDRKEAPEGRASVVRFKMPSAEGSVSFDDLVLGKITKEYSDLDDWVMLRGDGIPLYNYGCVIDDHLMDITVVSRGQEHVNSTFPQLMLYQALGWEPPRFAHLPLILGPDREKLSKRKHKEADVMLHKANGILPEALLNFVIRLGWSHGNEEVIARPQMVEWFDFKDVGSTSGVWNPDKLLWLNQHYLKTLPPSDIAARLAPFLAQQGQTLAADDVRLERFVLAFRERAKTLVEMATMALPYLKQGVTLDEKAAAKHLTGDSLALLRQVREETAALPGWEVAALDAVIKTVSERAGVGMGKVAQPVRVAVTGNTTSPGIGETLQLLGKDEALRRLDAALARG; from the coding sequence ATGGCCTCTCCCCTTCGCGTCCGCTTCGCTCCCTCTCCGACCGGCTACCTCCACATCGGTGGTGCCCGGACCGCGCTCTTCAACTACCTCTACGCGCGCCGCTTCGGCGGCACCTTCATCCTGCGCATCGAGGACACGGACCTGGAGCGCTCCACGCCGGAGTCGCTGAAGGCCATCCTGGACGGCCTCAAGTGGCTCGACATCGGCTGGGACGAGGGCCCCGAGAAGGAGGGCCCCCACGCGCCCTACTTCCAGACGCAGCGCCTGGACACCTACCGCGACCACGCGGATCAGCTCATCGCCGCGGGCAAGGCGTACCGCTGCTACTGCACCCAGGAGGAGATCCGCGAGCGGCGCGCGCAGGCCGAGAAGGAAGGCCGCGCCTACAAATATGAGGGCACCTGCCGCGACCGCAAGGAGGCCCCCGAGGGCCGTGCTTCCGTCGTGCGCTTCAAGATGCCCTCGGCCGAGGGCTCCGTATCCTTCGACGACCTGGTGCTCGGGAAGATCACCAAGGAATACTCGGACCTGGATGACTGGGTCATGCTGCGCGGGGACGGCATCCCCCTCTACAACTATGGCTGCGTCATCGACGACCACCTGATGGACATCACCGTGGTGTCGCGCGGGCAGGAGCACGTCAACTCCACCTTCCCGCAGCTGATGCTCTACCAGGCGCTGGGCTGGGAGCCGCCCCGCTTCGCCCACCTGCCGCTCATCCTGGGCCCGGACCGCGAGAAGCTCTCCAAGCGCAAGCACAAGGAGGCCGACGTGATGTTGCACAAGGCCAACGGCATCCTGCCGGAGGCCCTGCTCAACTTCGTCATCCGCCTGGGCTGGAGCCACGGCAACGAGGAGGTCATCGCGCGCCCGCAGATGGTTGAGTGGTTCGACTTCAAGGACGTGGGCTCCACCTCCGGCGTGTGGAACCCGGACAAGCTGCTGTGGCTCAACCAGCACTACCTGAAGACGCTGCCCCCCTCGGACATCGCCGCCCGGCTGGCGCCCTTCCTCGCCCAGCAGGGCCAGACGCTCGCCGCCGATGACGTGCGCTTGGAGCGGTTCGTGCTGGCCTTCCGCGAGCGCGCCAAGACGCTGGTGGAGATGGCCACCATGGCCCTGCCCTACCTCAAGCAGGGCGTGACGCTCGACGAGAAGGCCGCCGCCAAGCACCTCACGGGCGACTCGCTGGCGCTCCTGCGCCAGGTGCGCGAGGAGACCGCCGCCCTGCCCGGCTGGGAGGTGGCCGCCCTGGACGCGGTCATCAAGACCGTGAGCGAGCGGGCCGGCGTGGGCATGGGCAAGGTGGCCCAGCCGGTCCGCGTGGCGGTGACCGGCAACACCACGAGCCCCGGCATCGGCGAGACGCTCCAGTTGTTGGGCAAGGACGAGGCGCTGCGGCGGCTGGATGCCGCGCTGGCCCGGGGCTAG